A single window of Bacteroidota bacterium DNA harbors:
- a CDS encoding chorismate mutase, whose amino-acid sequence MQITKQNNLSDWWERKDSPLLIAGPCSAESEMQVLNTARQIAQSGKTSIFRAGVWKPRTRPGSFDGIGVTALPWLEKVKEETGLLVSTEVASTFHVEQALKHNIDVLWIGARTTVNPFLVQELSESLRGADIPVFIKNPIHEEIALWDGAIERFSQVGLNNIGAIHRGFFSSNSAPFRNIPSWSVAVELMRLYPDMPIITDPSHIAGRRDLIAKICQTSLDLNFDGFIIETHNNPDVALSDAAQQITPSNLDDIMNRLCFKPETTGDEKYLGHLSELRENLNDIDEQFLQILSTRVKAVKEIEDFKSKNNVSSFEIKRLNEILKTRVLKGAELGLSEALVEDIYNTLFKNTFQMQTDISENASTDPDNI is encoded by the coding sequence ATGCAAATAACAAAACAAAATAACCTGTCTGATTGGTGGGAAAGGAAAGACTCACCACTGTTAATTGCAGGTCCCTGTAGTGCCGAAAGTGAAATGCAGGTTTTAAATACTGCACGTCAAATAGCTCAATCGGGTAAAACATCTATATTCAGAGCAGGAGTTTGGAAACCACGTACAAGACCGGGATCATTTGACGGGATCGGGGTAACAGCATTGCCGTGGCTTGAAAAAGTGAAAGAAGAAACCGGTTTATTGGTATCTACCGAAGTAGCGAGTACTTTTCATGTTGAACAGGCACTAAAACATAATATTGATGTTTTGTGGATAGGAGCCAGGACTACGGTTAATCCTTTTCTTGTTCAGGAGTTATCGGAATCATTAAGGGGAGCGGATATCCCTGTTTTTATAAAAAACCCTATTCACGAAGAGATTGCTCTTTGGGATGGAGCTATTGAACGATTTTCTCAGGTAGGCTTGAATAATATCGGAGCTATTCACCGTGGATTTTTCTCATCAAACTCAGCTCCTTTTCGAAATATTCCTTCGTGGAGTGTGGCAGTTGAGCTCATGCGCCTATATCCTGATATGCCAATAATAACCGATCCGAGTCATATTGCCGGACGCAGGGATCTTATTGCTAAGATTTGTCAAACTTCGTTAGATCTGAATTTTGATGGTTTTATAATTGAAACCCATAATAATCCGGATGTGGCATTAAGCGATGCCGCTCAGCAGATTACTCCTTCAAATCTTGATGATATAATGAACAGACTCTGTTTTAAACCCGAAACCACAGGAGATGAGAAATATCTTGGCCATTTATCGGAACTCAGAGAAAACCTTAATGATATTGATGAACAATTTCTTCAGATACTTTCTACAAGAGTAAAGGCCGTAAAGGAAATCGAAGACTTTAAAAGTAAGAATAATGTAAGTTCATTTGAGATAAAAAGGCTTAACGAAATTCTTAAAACGAGAGTTTTAAAAGGTGCAGAGTTGGGTTTGTCAGAAGCTCTTGTAGAAGATATTTACAATACGCTGTTTAAAAATACTTTTCAGATGCAAACCGATATAAGTGAAAATGCCTCAACTGATCCGGATAATATATAA